From the genome of Saccharomyces paradoxus strain CBS432 chromosome XII sequence:
gttAGTTTTTCCTAACCCTAGAGTTTCCACTCTCCACTTGTTTACTTGTCCGCTAATTCCCTTCCAGAAGACATTTTCGAAAAGAACATGTGTTAAGTAGTTATAATTACCACCCCTCTTTTGATCCGGTACAATAAAAGCATGTGGGTATgctcttgttcttgtccATGGCATGGTAAATGCTCGAAAATAAGGAATTTGTAATGCTTCAGTAATATGAATACCAACCATAGCTGATGGTGATTCAATCAGAATATCAAACTTTCTTCTGTTACAAACCTCCCAAGAAGTCTGTAAAAGGGCATCAATCCACCCTCTAAACTTACTCGATGCTTCTCTGAGCATTTTGACGTTCATTGATTCATTTTCCACCATCAAGGACATCAACTCCACTGGGTTACCagcaatttcttcaaattggATCCCATGACTTTCGACAAAGTTTCGAAATTCCGAATGTGTAATTATTACTACTTGATGACCTTCTTTGATCAAGCCCTTGCCAAGGGCAATATATGGTTGAACATCCCCTCTTGAACCAATTGTCAATAGTCCAAACTTATAACTTTTGTTTGGTGTTATGCTCGTTTTATAGTGCGGATTCTCATCAATCATTAACGGTACCTCAAAACCCTCGGCATTAATTTTGTCTTCAAATAGCTTCAGCTTTGCCGAATCAGGATTATGCTGCACATCACCAAGAGAAGTACTCGATATATTCGATCCTTCTCCACTGCCTGCATATATGTTATCCAGGAGCTTCAAAAGGATGCGTTCAATATCATCTCTGGCGACTTCAGTGctaaattcaaaaaatagtTCCTCGTGACCGTGAATCACTATGACCAATACAAAATAACCAAATCGAAAacccttttctttatagCATGTCTCCACATCAATCAACGGCAAAACCATGTGTATATTGGATCCTGGCAATAAGGACCTGAAGCACACTGTATCATTGGATACATAAATCTTACCATAAACGGGAACATTTCTATTCAGGTAAGTGTAATAAGTACTGATTAGTGACTTCTCTTTATTGAACTTGAAATGGTACCTAAACCGCTCATTAGCAGGAAGCTCTTCGGTTTCTTTTATCAAATAGGTGtcatctttttcaaactgGATGGATTTGTTCCGGTAGTGTATTGGTTTAGCAGCCCACATCTcagcaaaatttttgagatGGCTTGGCTTCCAACCTACGGTTTGCTCTTGATTATCTTCTTGTTCATGAATATGAATCGTGGAATGCACGGAAGAGTCTATATCATCCGCCGCATCCTTGTATATTTCCTCCACGTCTTCAACTTGTGAATCTTCAAGAGGTTTAGCTCTACGAAACCAACTATTGCTTCTTTCTCTAAATCTGAATCTACTCCTTTTCCCATTTTCTGAAGAGGGTACAGCCGAATCTGGAACATTCAAATATTTCGAATCCTTGCCATCATCCTTTTGGGCATTTTTATGTTCGGCTGTGTCTGGAgtctctttttcaaaacctgATTTTGCTTTCTTAGCTGGAATATCGTAGTAAAGTGTATTGACGCCGGATTTCTGCAATGCAGCTAACTGTTCGCAAAGACTGTCCTTGACGTGACTACCGGACCCATCCATAAAAACAAACATGAAATCATCGATAGCGTAAGTCTGTGAGCTCTCCAAAGCTCTTAATCTCAATGTCAAAGCTTTATTCACAATAGGTTGATCATCTATCTCTATAATGTTGGGTAGCGGAATTTTTAAACTTATGGAATTGTTCTCAGAATTTTGAGCCGCAAACtgctctttttttaggGCGTTTACCCATGATTTAGCGGAAAACTCTGAATCTGCATTGAATTTGAATGTACTCTCATCTGTAGAAAGCTTGAAAGTTTTCGTAGTATTCCCGTTTAAGGTATGTTTTTgtatttcaattttttggacCTCCCTTAAATCTATGGTTAAAACCGGAAAGTATAGCTCAGTTGATGAAGTATAcatagaaaataaatgattTTTCAGTACGCACCAATACCTGGTAGACCTGATCAATTTCGTCCTAATATTGAGGTTTCCAGACATTTTAACCGACCGAGGATTCTTAGGTAAATATGCAAAAAATAGGAAATGCTTCATCGTGATAAAAATATGGCCTTGAACTAACACATCTTTAAGTAGCCATGCAGGAAAATCGTTTAAAAATGGTTCCTGTTCGTCTAAACAAAAGCGCTGTCTTAGCTTAGTAACATTGTCTTTTGATAACTTTTCCCTAGTTACTGAAAAGTCGAATAAGGTTGGGTTTCTTCTGTCTAATCTCAATGCTTCCGGACATGATTTCGTATTGAGGCCTTCCTTTTTGCTTCTTACTTCATTTGAACCAAGGTTTTCCTGGCAACTTTCACTAGAATCAGATTCTTCAGAATCAACTTGCGACAGGGCATTCATTTCTTGGGCATTATTCATCCCTGCATACACACTAGCAGTAGTTAATAAACCAGCGATGCTTTTCATCATATACTTGGATTTCGCCAAATCATCTGCATTGTCGTTATTGTAACCAttatcgtcatcatcactaTGAGCTCCACTTAGACTGTCCTGTAATTCTTGCTGCTCAGCCGAGCCCATTGATAAATTGCTGTTCGACCTTCCTCGCCAGCGCTTGAACTTCGAAAGTGACTTTGAAAGACGATGATGCCTAGGGGAGATTTCTGGTTTAGATGGCTTATCAGGCACCAGCGAAATGCTTGGCTTTGACCTCGCTTCACCATCAGAAGCTGAAATAATCTGAGTAATAGGCATTTGTAAAGCTTTACGGATTCTCACCAAAGCATACAGTGCTACTAAACTTCACAAGGCTACTTTTTCACAGTCATGATCTTATCAGAGGCAAGTAATGACTTTCTCATCTACTCCTTCTGTTGGTTTTAgtccttttttttagataTTATTGTTACAGTCACATCAGGGTTGAATTTCCTACCAGGTCACCGTCATAATAATGACCTATTTAATTTCTTGCTAAGCCCTGAGTAAATAGGGGTTTTGTTTGTCCCAAATGGGTAAAATGTAAATATCCCTTTCGGGAAATAAACTAAGAAGAGTTCTAATTAGCCAATTGGCAAGAAAGCTCGATGCAGAAACATTATGGATTTAGAAAACCAGAATTCCTTACTTCGCAAGTTCTCTCTCGCAAGCCTgatcattttcaaattttctatGTTTATTCAAGATAAGGTCATTGTAGGTAGAAGTATTTCGCACATTTAGATCATATTTTCAAGACAGCATTAAATAACACTTAGGATCAACAAATTGTTGCTCAGTTTAAGTGGGCCCAGAGAACGAAGCTTTATTACTGTtgtattttctgttttttttttgattacattagaaataaaggaaaaggttTAGAGGGGACGCATCTTTCTAAATaacaacaaagaaaaggaatcGCGTGTGAAGTCTTTAAATAAACCTAGTTATCTTCGGCTCCAACTATTTTACCTTCGTTTCAATTCCGTTGTTCTTAactaattttcttttcttttaacgTTTTATAAGTGTGTATTCATTGCcaaatcagaaaaaaagggacTGCAAGTAAACTAAAAGCagttagaaaaaaatgaattctCCAACAATGAAATCAGAACAACTTACTCCAAAACTTTCACCAATGTCTTTCTGCTTGGATgatcaaaaaaatgcagggacttttcaaaatctgcTGAACTCACCTACGAAACTGAAATTGGACACCGGCTCGATTGGTAATTCCTTGTTATATCCAACATCACTCTCTAAATTGAGCGAGTTATCAAGAAATGGGCGCTCTAAACAAAGGAGGGGTTCTGACACTATGAGGTCTGTATCACCTATTagatttcaatttttaAACAACACTCCAAAGATGCTAAAACCTGAGTACCTGTCTCAAACAACCAACAATCTGCCATTGTTATCAGCCCTACTGAAGAACGGCAAGAAAACTACCAGTGAAGGCCAGAGTCCAAATCCTGATCCATTGAACATagagaaaaatatcattaaaCAAAGTATCAAGGACAAACTAGAGCAGCTGCGCAGTTCAGAATCCGTTACTCAGGTGCAAAAGAAAGACCGAAA
Proteins encoded in this window:
- the ATG26 gene encoding sterol 3-beta-glucosyltransferase (UDP-glucose:sterol glucosyltransferase~similar to YLR189C): MPITQIISASDGEARSKPSISLVPDKPSKPEISPRHHRLSKSLSKFKRWRGRSNSNLSMGSAEQQELQDSLSGAHSDDDDNGYNNDNADDLAKSKYMMKSIAGLLTTASVYAGMNNAQEMNALSQVDSEESDSSESCQENLGSNEVRSKKEGLNTKSCPEALRLDRRNPTLFDFSVTREKLSKDNVTKLRQRFCLDEQEPFLNDFPAWLLKDVLVQGHIFITMKHFLFFAYLPKNPRSVKMSGNLNIRTKLIRSTRYWCVLKNHLFSMYTSSTELYFPVLTIDLREVQKIEIQKHTLNGNTTKTFKLSTDESTFKFNADSEFSAKSWVNALKKEQFAAQNSENNSISLKIPLPNIIEIDDQPIVNKALTLRLRALESSQTYAIDDFMFVFMDGSGSHVKDSLCEQLAALQKSGVNTLYYDIPAKKAKSGFEKETPDTAEHKNAQKDDGKDSKYLNVPDSAVPSSENGKRSRFRFRERSNSWFRRAKPLEDSQVEDVEEIYKDAADDIDSSVHSTIHIHEQEDNQEQTVGWKPSHLKNFAEMWAAKPIHYRNKSIQFEKDDTYLIKETEELPANERFRYHFKFNKEKSLISTYYTYLNRNVPVYGKIYVSNDTVCFRSLLPGSNIHMVLPLIDVETCYKEKGFRFGYFVLVIVIHGHEELFFEFSTEVARDDIERILLKLLDNIYAGSGEGSNISSTSLGDVQHNPDSAKLKLFEDKINAEGFEVPLMIDENPHYKTSITPNKSYKFGLLTIGSRGDVQPYIALGKGLIKEGHQVVIITHSEFRNFVESHGIQFEEIAGNPVELMSLMVENESMNVKMLREASSKFRGWIDALLQTSWEVCNRRKFDILIESPSAMVGIHITEALQIPYFRAFTMPWTRTRAYPHAFIVPDQKRGGNYNYLTHVLFENVFWKGISGQVNKWRVETLGLGKTNLFLLQQNNVPFLYNVSPTIFPPSIDFSEWVRVTGYWFLDDKSTFKSPLELQEFISEARLKGKKLVYIGFGSIVVSNAKEMTEALVEAVTEADVYCILNKGWSERLDDKAAKRIEVDLPGNILNIENVPHDWLFPQVDAAVHHGGSGTTGASLRAGLPTVIKPFFGDQFFYASRVEDIGVGIALKKLNSQTLAEALKVATTNKTMKDRAELIKKKISKEDGIKTAISAIYNELEYARSVTLSRVKNPRKKDEIVDPTKLSSAETTDEAWTMI